The genomic segment GGAGACATACTGTACTCGATGTAGCTTCTCGTGTAAATTGTCCCATCACTTGTCCTGGGTTTCGAAAGGTCCATCTACTTCATTCCAGTTCTTGTCCTGGTTCTTCTTACGATTCCTCTCGGCCATGAAGATAGCAGCGATCACAGTTACCAGAACGGTGATGGTAATAACCAAGACTGTGGCCGTCTCAGCCACACATAGTTGGTTGTCCACTGAGACTAGAGCTGCTCCCAAAAGCTGTAGAGGATCAGCACAAGTTAGATTGTCATAGTCATCTATATGCAGGTGTCTCACGCTGTTGATCTTGCCAAATACTCTCTGTAgatcacagtcacacacccagGGATTGCCAGATACCTGGATGTGGGTGCTTGGGGTCTGTAAATTAAGGAAGGTTTTGAATTTAAGGTGACTGAGCTGGTTATCAGAGAGAGCGAGGAGTCTTAGTGAGTGCAGAGAAGTGAAGGATTCCACTGCTATGCTGCTGATATTGTTGGCTGACACATCTAAGAGCTCGAGATTCTGAAGCATGAAAAAGTAACCACCACTTATAGTATCAAGAAGGTTAGACTGAAGGTGGAGGTGACGAAGCCTGGCCAGTCCTCGGAACGCCCCCTGCTCCACCGAAACCAAGAAGTTTCTACTCAAATCCAACTTCTCCAGACTTTCTAAATGACGAAGGCTCTCATAGCTCAGGACTGTCAGTCGGTTGGAAGGTACCTTCAGCTCTCTCAAGGAACCTAATCCTCTGGAGAAGTCGAAGGGCAGACTCGAAAGGTGGTTATTGGAGAGATCCAGGCGCTCAAGGAAGCCAAGAGAGCGGAAGGATCTA from the Xenopus laevis strain J_2021 chromosome 9_10L, Xenopus_laevis_v10.1, whole genome shotgun sequence genome contains:
- the XB6050834.L gene encoding insulin-like growth factor-binding protein complex acid labile subunit gives rise to the protein MMGLLLLLLIIPHSSCNSVENCPNFCLCYESSNLVECRNQQLLGVPHHLSHSTWMLDLRHNNLSRLDPASFQALWSLRILLLSDNRIEVVSPRSFRSLGFLERLDLSNNHLSSLPFDFSRGLGSLRELKVPSNRLTVLSYESLRHLESLEKLDLSRNFLVSVEQGAFRGLARLRHLHLQSNLLDTISGGYFFMLQNLELLDVSANNISSIAVESFTSLHSLRLLALSDNQLSHLKFKTFLNLQTPSTHIQVSGNPWVCDCDLQRVFGKINSVRHLHIDDYDNLTCADPLQLLGAALVSVDNQLCVAETATVLVITITVLVTVIAAIFMAERNRKKNQDKNWNEVDGPFETQDK